The proteins below come from a single Sorghum bicolor cultivar BTx623 chromosome 4, Sorghum_bicolor_NCBIv3, whole genome shotgun sequence genomic window:
- the LOC8084498 gene encoding uncharacterized protein LOC8084498, which yields MDRYNSDYYDEQEYNIFSQETSYPLTAPSHSTPRGPGLQNLDLNSQADSFPHMDSTEILQSEKGDSEARLPPLPPRSSHAPFQPPRQGGGGRGPGRGACQAAGRQGHRNSRNSLNSRAAAGRVPQEYAPPAQFNPPVVGGRSRGRGRRHR from the coding sequence ATGGACAGGTACAATAGCGACTACTACGACGAACAGGAGTACAACATCTTTTCCCAGGAGACGTCGTATCCTCTGACAGCCCCTAGCCACTCGACTCCTAGGGGACCTGGTCTACAAAACCTAGACCTCAACTCTCAGGCCGACAGCTTCCCGCACATGGACTCCACTGAAATCCTACAATCAGAGAAAGGTGACAGTGAGGCACGGCTACCTCCTCTTCCCCCAAGATCAAGCCATGCACCGTTCCAGCCTCCTCGTCAAGGCGGTGGTGGGAGGGGACCTGGCCGTGGAGCATGCCAGGCTGCGGGCAGACAAGGTCACCGCAACTCCCGTAACTCCCTCAATAGTAGAGCTGCAGCCGGCCGCGTGCCACAAGAATATGCTCCTCCGGCCCAGTTCAATCCTCCGGTGGTTGGTGGCAGAAGCCGTGGTCGAGGCAGAAGACATCGCTGA
- the LOC110434983 gene encoding uncharacterized protein LOC110434983, which translates to MQIGPLFFLFACWPAKNRDPKSNTTPDQHPKSFAYLCLFSVDGTLRPALLSAASPRPRLAFLSSGVRSSPASAPLLQLRPALLSCRRGRRSGAPLLQPRPALLSCASGRKGIRAAARDFRQQQRCLGLEKDFVDGGTRRMNLMMTTSSSLLVFLRALGGTSTRKSSVDLCRAAAKCYGTFREVFT; encoded by the exons ATGCAAATTGGGcctctattttttttatttgcatGCTGGCCTGCAAAAAATAGAGACCCAAAATCAAATACAACTCCAGACCAACACCCAAAATCCTTTGCGTACCTGTGCTTGTTCTCGGTCGACGGCACCCTGCGGCCGGCACTCCTCTCCGCTGCCAGCCCGCGGCCGCGGCTGGCGTTCCTCTCCTCCGGCGTGCGCTCCTCTCCTGCCAGCGCTCCTCTCCTGCAGTTGCGGCCGGCGCTCCTCTCCTGCCGCCGCGGCCGGCGCTCCGGCGCTCCTCTCCTGCAGCCGCGGCCGGCGCTCCTCTCCTGCGCATCTGGCCGCAAGGGCATCCGCGCGGCAGCGAGGGATTTCCGGCAGCAGCAAAG ATGTCTAGGTCTGGAAAAAGACTTTGTCGATGGTGGGACGAGGAGGATGAATCTGATGATGACGACCTCTTCATCATTGCTGGTCTTCTTAAGGGCTCTAGGAGGAACAAGCACAAGAAAAAGTTCCGTGGATCTTTGTCGGGCCGCCGCAAAGTGCTACGGGACATTTCGGGAGGTCTTTACATGA